The following are encoded in a window of Procambarus clarkii isolate CNS0578487 chromosome 33, FALCON_Pclarkii_2.0, whole genome shotgun sequence genomic DNA:
- the LOC138370743 gene encoding uncharacterized protein, translating to MDSEEAGSAEEIKELMVMEKFMSVLPPEIRMRVKEADIKDLRAAADRADMLEEALRPRREGQNRPPAYVGNDRSYRRTDGWRTGTSSPKSHFSSWNTRGTKGVVEPIGENQAESSGTVTAGKETTSEAGKTQGVTVSGGSAKTSGGGWSPPRGRCYNCGIPGHVARECRRPKQRGHVALVMFEDQRAERVRDEPALSGEKQVHPFVCQGTVRMGVADPIPVKMLRDTGADFTLVSETLFPEGYESTSVGVARVATVGGPVRMPLHQVTLNSDYGCQTLEVGVCTSMPKMEAQVILGNDACGGYVLPHLVKGEECPEQHEETGEDLNACGDEKGIAPVAIPVCTVTPRQREEPGGCGSDGAEESIDSLGTDHLCVGPGGRAEGGSSPNEGKDSFLSMFADDAKNYEID from the exons atggactctgaagaagcggggtcggccgaagaaatcaaggaactaatggtcatggaaaagtttatgtccgtgctccctcctgagatcaggatgagggtaaaggaggcggacataaaggacctgagggccgcagccgaccgggccgacatgctagaggaagccctacgcccacgccgagagggacagaaccgaccacccgcatacgtcggaaacgatcggagttatagaaggacggatggatggaggacaggaacgagttctcccaagtcccatttctcaagttggaacacccgagggacaaaaggtgttgtagaaccgataggggagaaccaagctgagagctcgggaactgttactgcagggaaagaaacgacaagtgaggcgggaaagacacagggtgtgacggtctctggaggcagtgctaagacgagcggtggtggatggtctccgccgaggggccgctgctacaactgcggaatacccggacacgtcgcgcgggagtgcagacgcccgaagcagcggggacacgttgctttagtgatgttcgaggaccagagggccgagagagtgcgggatgaacccgcgctgagtggggagaagcaagttcacccattcgtgtgtcaaggaaccgtaaggatgggggtcgcagaccccatcccagtgaagatgctaagagacaccggggctgactttaccctggtaagtgaaaccctgttccccgagggttacgaaagtaccagtgtgggggtggcacgggtggccactgtgggaggcccagtgaggatgcccctacaccaggtaactttaaattccgattatggctgccagaccctagaggtgggagtctgtacatcaatgcccaagatggaggcacaggtcatcttggggaatgacgcatgtggaggatacgtcctcccgcatctcgtgaagggcgaagagtgcccagaacaacacgaggagacaggcgaagatttgaacgcctgtggggacgagaagggaatcgcaccggtggcgatcccagtttgtactgtgacaccgagacaacgcgaagaaccaggaggttgtggatctgatggggctgaggagtcgattgacagcctgggaacagatcacctctgcgtaggacccggaGGACGAGCGGAGGGCggaagtagcccgaatg AGGGTAAAGACTCATTcctgtcaatgtttgctgacgatgccaaaaattATGAGATTGATTAA
- the LOC123765351 gene encoding uncharacterized protein, with protein sequence MKSLVILCVMAACASAQVVVPGAVAYRAPSYDSAIIQSHRLGGNFAYSTNEAHAYAVQTPVIGQQIVPVGVTYTQGTPIVKSSTGYITQQIPHYGYTFPQFAGFSSYPYPYTFGSHVIAAAAPAAPAPAAEAPAAEAAAVEAA encoded by the exons ATGAAGTCT CTGGTGATCCTGTGTGTTATGGCCGCCTGCGCCTCCGCCCAGGTGGTTGTGCCCGGTGCCGTGGCTTACCGAGCCCCGTCCTACGACTCCGCCATCATCCAGAGTCATCGCCTGGGCGGCAACTTCGCCTACTCCACCAACGAGGCCCACGCATACGCCGTGCAGACCCCCGTCATCGGCCAGCAAATTGTTCCCGTCGGCGTCACCTACACGCAAGGAACCCCCATCGTCAAGAGCTCCACCGGGTACATCACGCAACAGATACCCCATTACGGCTACACCTTTCCCCAGTTTGCTGGCTTTAGCAGCTACCCCTACCCCTATACCTTTGGCAGCCATGTAATTGCCGCTGCTGCACCCGCCGCACCCGCACCCGCAGCTGAGGCACCCGCAGCTGAGGCAGCCGCCGTGGAGGCCGCCTAA